In Candidatus Defluviibacterium haderslevense, the following are encoded in one genomic region:
- a CDS encoding PD40 domain-containing protein, giving the protein MKYIVLLLALLSITLFAQDKKKWDVNNPKGPYKEFSFTVDEGTWMNLDVSPDGKEIVFDLLGDIYTMPIEGGATKCLRSGLALEVQPRYSPDGKKISFTSDAGGGDNIWVMDKDGSHAKQITKENFRLLNNAVWTPGGDYLIARKHFTSHRSLGAGELWIYHLSGGEGLQLTPRKNDQQDLNEPSCSSDGRYIYYSEDMYPGGFFQYNKDPNNQIFVIKRYDRDKGISEQVTGGPGGAFRPQISHDGKTLAFIKRVRAKTVLYLRNLETGEEWPLYDQLSKDLAEAWTTFGVYTGFSWMPDDKNIVIWSKGKIIKLDALQVNQSTNIPFQCLVKNKIADALRFKQNMNQDTFSPKVIRQATTSPNGEYLVFNAVGYLWKKKLPNGKPIRLSKGNDFEFDPSFSFDGKNLIYVTWNDTSLGRICKLDFSIPDSEPEILSKDKGIYRNPSYAPDGNSIVYVKEEGNEILGFNHTVNPGIYTMTATGTNVKLVIDHGSAPFFNHKGDRIYFQTENSLSSCKTDGQNELLIFKSTYGSQFRVSPDGKWVGFVDLHQVYLAAFPSIGKTIDMTAESGSVPVKKVSKDAGINLHWSSDSKTLHYTLGDQYYSIPLSDRFEFVANKPDSLFKEPEKGISINLVVDSDHPKGVIAFKNARIITMNGNEIIEDGTLIVEGNKIKAIGRSTEIKIPSEAKEIDCKGKTITPGFIDAHAHANHFRAGITPQKHWPYYVNLAYGVTTIHDPSANSEIVFAQSELVKAGRMTGPRIFSTGTILYGADGDFKAVINSLDDARSALRRTSAYGAFSVKSYNQPRREQNQMIIQAAREQNIEVVPEGGSFFYHNLGMIFDGHTTIEHNLPVATLYNDVIQLFAKSKTALTPTLIVCYGAPNGEYYWYQHTNVWEKEKLLRFTPRAIIDTRSRFRTMVPEEEYENGHILVSKSLKKLNDAGVLINMGAHGQIQGIGAQWEIWMMQQGGMTPLEALKTATINPAMSLGFDDYVGSLKVGKLADLLVMDKNPLEDIHNTESIRYTMINGRLFDTETMNEMGNNQQTRGRFFWELNKSAETFRYHEGSNSLELGHDED; this is encoded by the coding sequence ATGAAATATATTGTTTTATTACTGGCACTTCTTTCTATAACTTTATTTGCTCAGGATAAAAAGAAGTGGGATGTAAATAACCCAAAAGGACCCTATAAAGAATTTTCATTTACCGTTGATGAAGGAACATGGATGAATCTGGACGTATCACCTGATGGAAAGGAAATTGTCTTTGATTTATTAGGTGACATATATACCATGCCGATTGAAGGAGGCGCAACTAAGTGCTTGAGAAGTGGATTGGCCCTAGAAGTCCAACCGAGGTACAGCCCGGATGGCAAAAAAATATCTTTTACCTCTGATGCAGGTGGAGGTGACAATATTTGGGTAATGGATAAGGATGGGAGTCATGCCAAACAAATCACTAAAGAGAATTTCAGACTACTCAATAACGCCGTTTGGACCCCTGGTGGAGATTACCTGATTGCCCGCAAACATTTTACTTCACATCGTTCTTTAGGAGCTGGTGAACTCTGGATTTATCATTTATCAGGTGGCGAAGGATTACAGTTGACTCCAAGAAAAAATGATCAACAGGATTTGAATGAACCTTCATGCAGTTCTGATGGAAGATATATTTACTATAGTGAGGACATGTATCCCGGAGGATTTTTTCAGTATAATAAAGACCCCAATAATCAGATTTTCGTGATCAAAAGATATGATCGAGACAAAGGTATATCCGAACAAGTAACCGGCGGTCCTGGTGGTGCATTTCGCCCTCAAATTTCACATGATGGCAAGACCCTGGCTTTTATCAAAAGAGTTCGAGCTAAAACGGTTTTATACCTACGCAATTTGGAAACTGGAGAGGAATGGCCGCTCTATGATCAATTGAGCAAAGACCTTGCAGAAGCATGGACGACTTTTGGTGTATACACCGGATTTTCATGGATGCCGGATGATAAAAATATTGTGATCTGGAGTAAAGGAAAAATTATTAAATTGGATGCCCTCCAAGTTAATCAATCAACGAACATTCCTTTTCAGTGTCTTGTAAAAAATAAAATAGCAGATGCATTGCGATTTAAGCAGAATATGAATCAAGATACTTTTTCTCCTAAGGTAATTAGACAAGCGACAACTTCACCCAATGGAGAATATCTCGTTTTTAATGCTGTAGGATATTTATGGAAAAAGAAACTACCCAATGGAAAACCCATCCGATTATCTAAGGGCAATGATTTTGAATTTGATCCATCTTTTTCTTTTGATGGAAAAAATCTAATATATGTTACCTGGAATGATACCAGTTTAGGACGTATTTGCAAACTCGATTTTAGTATTCCAGATTCAGAACCAGAAATACTATCAAAAGATAAAGGTATATATAGAAATCCTTCATATGCTCCGGATGGCAATTCTATAGTCTATGTAAAAGAAGAAGGTAATGAAATATTAGGCTTCAATCATACTGTAAATCCAGGCATCTACACCATGACTGCTACAGGCACAAATGTCAAGTTAGTCATAGATCATGGCTCAGCTCCATTTTTTAATCACAAAGGAGATCGAATTTATTTTCAGACTGAAAATTCACTGAGTAGTTGCAAAACTGATGGTCAAAATGAACTCCTGATTTTCAAAAGTACCTATGGCAGTCAGTTTCGTGTATCGCCGGATGGCAAGTGGGTAGGATTTGTTGATTTGCATCAAGTTTATTTGGCCGCATTTCCATCTATTGGAAAAACCATAGACATGACCGCTGAATCAGGTTCTGTCCCTGTAAAAAAAGTTTCAAAAGATGCGGGTATAAATCTTCATTGGAGTTCAGATAGTAAAACCTTACATTATACTTTAGGTGATCAATATTATTCTATACCATTATCTGACAGATTTGAATTCGTTGCGAACAAACCGGATTCACTGTTTAAAGAACCTGAGAAAGGAATATCGATAAATCTTGTCGTGGACTCCGATCACCCCAAAGGTGTCATTGCATTTAAAAATGCGAGAATCATTACCATGAATGGTAATGAAATTATTGAAGATGGAACATTGATTGTGGAAGGAAATAAAATAAAAGCAATCGGAAGATCAACTGAAATAAAAATTCCTTCTGAGGCCAAGGAAATTGATTGTAAAGGAAAAACTATAACACCGGGATTTATTGATGCGCATGCACACGCCAATCATTTCCGTGCGGGCATCACACCTCAAAAGCACTGGCCATACTATGTCAACTTAGCTTATGGTGTAACAACGATACACGATCCATCAGCAAACAGTGAAATAGTCTTTGCACAAAGTGAATTGGTCAAGGCGGGCAGAATGACAGGCCCACGGATATTTTCTACAGGCACCATATTATATGGCGCAGATGGCGATTTTAAAGCCGTTATCAATTCACTGGATGATGCAAGAAGTGCATTGCGCAGAACTAGCGCATATGGTGCTTTCAGCGTAAAAAGTTACAACCAACCAAGACGGGAACAAAATCAGATGATCATCCAAGCAGCCCGTGAACAAAATATTGAAGTAGTACCTGAAGGTGGTTCCTTTTTTTATCATAATCTGGGAATGATATTCGATGGACATACTACGATCGAACATAATCTACCCGTTGCTACCTTGTATAATGATGTCATCCAATTATTTGCTAAATCTAAAACTGCATTAACGCCAACTTTAATCGTTTGTTATGGAGCACCAAATGGTGAATACTATTGGTATCAACATACAAATGTATGGGAAAAAGAAAAATTATTGCGTTTTACACCACGCGCAATTATAGATACAAGAAGTCGATTTCGCACAATGGTCCCTGAAGAAGAATATGAAAACGGCCACATTTTGGTTTCAAAAAGTCTGAAAAAACTTAATGATGCCGGAGTACTCATCAACATGGGAGCTCATGGTCAAATTCAAGGAATCGGCGCGCAATGGGAAATATGGATGATGCAACAAGGAGGCATGACGCCGTTGGAGGCTTTGAAAACCGCAACCATTAATCCTGCAATGAGTCTAGGTTTTGATGATTATGTAGGATCACTTAAAGTGGGGAAACTAGCAGATCTACTGGTCATGGATAAAAATCCATTGGAAGATATTCACAACACAGAATCGATTCGTTATACCATGATCAATGGACGTCTTTTTGATACTGAAACAATGAATGAAATGGGTAATAACCAACAAACCCGTGGACGATTTTTCTGGGAATTAAACAAAAGCGCAGAAACATTTCGATACCATGAAGGAAGTAATAGTTTAGAACTTGGACATGATGAAGATTGA
- a CDS encoding YihY/virulence factor BrkB family protein: MKINVKTIFKIVKTATKEWWSKDPFKESAVIAYYAIFSLPGLLVVIITVAGYFFGQDKVIENITGQISSAMGVDTGRQIQEIIIKGIESKTSVWSTILGVFTILLGATGVFVQFQKSLNNIWNVKADETKSGILHLLKARLFSFGLILSIAFILIVSFVFSAILLAFGNWVAQRFSESLLIILQIVNFILSLSILALLFALMFKFFPDAKVKWKHVWIGSFVTALLFEIGKFSLEIYFGTADPGSGYGAAGSIILILLWVSYSSMIVFYGAEFIHAYAELQDGTIPPDENARRVHA; the protein is encoded by the coding sequence ATGAAAATAAATGTTAAAACCATTTTCAAGATTGTAAAAACTGCCACTAAGGAATGGTGGTCAAAGGACCCATTTAAGGAAAGCGCAGTCATTGCATACTACGCTATTTTTTCACTACCTGGGTTGCTTGTTGTAATCATAACTGTTGCAGGATATTTCTTTGGCCAGGATAAGGTAATTGAAAATATTACCGGGCAAATCTCCTCTGCGATGGGTGTGGATACAGGAAGACAAATTCAAGAAATAATTATAAAAGGAATAGAATCAAAAACTTCAGTCTGGTCAACTATTCTTGGGGTATTCACAATTCTACTTGGAGCAACTGGCGTTTTTGTTCAATTTCAAAAATCATTAAATAATATTTGGAACGTAAAAGCTGATGAAACTAAATCGGGCATTCTGCATTTGCTCAAAGCACGTTTATTCTCATTCGGGCTAATACTATCCATTGCATTTATTTTAATTGTTTCATTTGTATTTTCAGCTATACTTTTAGCTTTCGGCAACTGGGTTGCACAGCGTTTTTCAGAATCCTTACTTATAATTTTGCAAATTGTCAATTTTATTTTATCATTAAGTATTCTTGCATTATTATTCGCACTCATGTTTAAGTTTTTTCCAGATGCAAAAGTAAAATGGAAGCATGTCTGGATTGGTTCATTCGTTACTGCATTATTGTTTGAGATTGGAAAATTTAGTTTAGAAATTTATTTTGGGACAGCAGACCCTGGCTCGGGATATGGAGCTGCCGGTTCAATTATTCTAATCTTACTTTGGGTTTCTTATTCATCCATGATCGTTTTTTATGGTGCAGAATTTATCCACGCCTATGCAGAACTACAGGATGGCACAATTCCACCTGATGAAAATGCAAGAAGAGTTCATGCATGA
- a CDS encoding YtxH domain-containing protein yields MSTSKVLLGALAGIALGALAGLLLAPESGSQTRKKIKDKGNSYVDEYRTKFEDFLETLTEKFEGVKKDAKDFAENGKAKFEDAKKEARYASSDGKQIVS; encoded by the coding sequence ATGAGTACTAGTAAAGTGTTATTGGGAGCATTGGCAGGGATTGCCTTAGGTGCGTTAGCGGGATTATTATTAGCCCCAGAGAGTGGTTCACAAACCCGAAAAAAAATCAAAGACAAAGGCAATAGCTATGTTGATGAATATAGAACCAAATTTGAAGACTTTCTTGAAACTTTGACAGAAAAATTTGAAGGTGTCAAAAAAGACGCTAAAGATTTTGCAGAAAATGGTAAGGCTAAATTCGAAGATGCAAAAAAGGAAGCAAGATATGCTTCTTCTGATGGTAAGCAAATTGTATCTTAA
- a CDS encoding FAD-dependent oxidoreductase, translating to MQILTNEQSGKVTAGSQYSCWFAPRVPFDNYYPLEENIETDVVIVCAGIVGLSIAYCLSQAGKKVIVIEDGFIGSGETGRTTAQLVTALDQRYYEMEEIFGKESTKLIAESHKEAIEFVKYTIAKENIDCDFQQMNGYLFAHPSDHKDSLKKEMEAALRAGIIAEKMNTTPGIPNEGASICFGNQAQFHPLKYLNGLCIAIEKRGGKIFTQTHAKEIHSKGIDTSAGYTVKAQHIVVATNAPVNDVYAMMLKQTAVRSYVIGALIKKDSLPKAMWWDTGDLSATAKPYHYIRIHSYNEAHDLLLCGGEDHPVGVPTDKDAYESLENWTRKRFGIGEIISKWSGQIMVSMDSVAFIGRNPWDEDNVYIVTGDSGIGMTYSAIAGVLVKDLIIGNVNKYEKIYSPSRFTLHSSGKFFKLLKDDFINLVKKWFYTGSQELSGIKNGDAAIVKLEGEKCGAYCDENGILHIVSAECTHLKCMVVWNKDERSWDCPCHGSRFTYTGKVINGPAITDLPAYSHKITLESQ from the coding sequence GTGCAAATTTTAACTAACGAACAAAGTGGTAAAGTAACAGCAGGAAGTCAGTACTCCTGCTGGTTTGCACCGCGTGTACCTTTTGATAATTATTACCCTTTAGAAGAAAACATTGAAACCGATGTAGTAATCGTGTGTGCAGGTATTGTAGGATTAAGTATTGCATATTGCCTTTCCCAAGCAGGTAAAAAAGTAATCGTGATAGAAGATGGTTTCATTGGTAGCGGCGAAACAGGCAGAACCACAGCACAACTTGTTACTGCATTGGACCAACGTTATTATGAAATGGAAGAAATATTCGGAAAGGAAAGCACCAAACTTATTGCAGAAAGCCATAAAGAGGCGATTGAATTTGTAAAGTATACGATTGCAAAAGAAAATATAGACTGCGATTTCCAGCAAATGAATGGATATTTGTTTGCACATCCTTCCGACCATAAAGATTCACTCAAAAAAGAAATGGAAGCCGCTCTCCGTGCAGGAATTATAGCAGAAAAAATGAACACGACTCCTGGTATACCCAATGAAGGAGCGAGTATATGTTTTGGTAACCAGGCGCAATTTCATCCATTGAAATATCTAAATGGACTGTGCATTGCTATTGAAAAAAGGGGCGGCAAAATATTTACACAAACACATGCCAAGGAGATACACAGCAAGGGAATTGACACTTCTGCGGGTTACACCGTAAAAGCCCAACACATAGTCGTTGCCACCAACGCTCCAGTAAATGATGTGTATGCCATGATGCTAAAACAAACTGCCGTGCGAAGTTATGTCATAGGTGCATTAATAAAAAAAGATAGTTTGCCTAAAGCAATGTGGTGGGATACTGGAGATCTTAGTGCAACGGCAAAACCTTATCATTATATACGCATTCATTCGTATAATGAAGCTCATGATTTACTTCTTTGCGGAGGAGAGGACCATCCTGTTGGTGTGCCAACTGACAAAGATGCGTATGAATCTTTAGAAAATTGGACGCGAAAGCGATTTGGCATAGGTGAAATCATTTCAAAATGGTCGGGTCAAATTATGGTATCCATGGATTCTGTTGCATTCATTGGACGCAATCCCTGGGATGAAGATAATGTATATATTGTAACGGGTGATTCAGGAATTGGCATGACTTATAGTGCCATTGCAGGTGTGCTTGTAAAAGATTTAATAATAGGCAATGTAAACAAGTATGAAAAAATTTATTCGCCTTCACGTTTTACATTACACTCAAGTGGAAAGTTTTTTAAATTATTAAAGGACGATTTTATTAATTTGGTTAAAAAATGGTTTTATACTGGTTCTCAAGAACTGTCAGGAATAAAAAATGGTGACGCGGCCATTGTGAAATTAGAGGGTGAAAAATGTGGCGCGTACTGTGATGAAAATGGAATACTACATATTGTTTCCGCTGAATGTACTCACCTTAAATGTATGGTCGTTTGGAATAAAGATGAGCGTAGTTGGGATTGTCCATGTCACGGTAGCCGCTTTACCTATACCGGCAAAGTAATCAACGGACCAGCCATTACCGATTTGCCTGCATATAGTCATAAAATAACTTTGGAAAGTCAATGA
- a CDS encoding prolyl oligopeptidase family serine peptidase, producing the protein MFRKLVLAGFTMLLMCCSSVKYMGYFCDATFSPPQEKTMVMEDGYASTYFSIQKGKGKPDKVIFFISGSGYNSIKYYLKHYFSTLKGNYKIYALQKRYISSWTTEIFRKPSKQFNEHNYFDVWVTNQNYFINKILSDERNIYEKMILFGVSEGGTTAAKIATINNKISNLVIVGSGGIKFEEELRILIRNLGYDVNLDTIYTDIKANPDHIDKVFYGHPYKYWNSVLFIDPMEFYNKITVPILVAQGAHDKSTPIETGRFLRDEFNKQGKTHLTFMEYKGADHTLKSANGKEGLNDFFEKMNEWLD; encoded by the coding sequence ATGTTTAGAAAATTAGTATTAGCAGGATTTACAATGCTTTTAATGTGTTGCAGTTCTGTTAAATATATGGGATATTTCTGTGATGCTACTTTCTCTCCACCTCAAGAAAAGACCATGGTTATGGAGGATGGATATGCATCTACCTATTTTTCTATTCAAAAAGGGAAAGGCAAACCAGACAAAGTAATATTTTTCATCAGTGGGTCTGGCTATAATAGTATAAAATACTATTTGAAGCATTATTTTTCAACCTTGAAGGGAAATTATAAAATATATGCTTTACAAAAGAGATATATTTCAAGTTGGACAACTGAAATATTTAGAAAACCCAGTAAGCAATTTAATGAGCATAATTACTTCGATGTGTGGGTTACAAATCAAAATTATTTTATAAATAAAATACTCAGTGATGAGCGCAATATTTATGAAAAAATGATACTTTTTGGAGTATCTGAAGGTGGAACCACTGCGGCAAAAATTGCAACTATTAATAATAAAATTTCAAATTTGGTAATTGTTGGGAGTGGTGGAATAAAGTTTGAAGAGGAATTAAGAATTTTAATAAGAAATTTAGGGTATGATGTTAACCTGGATACCATTTACACTGATATCAAAGCGAACCCTGACCATATCGATAAAGTTTTTTACGGTCACCCATATAAATATTGGAATTCTGTATTATTTATAGATCCCATGGAATTCTATAACAAAATTACAGTTCCAATTCTTGTGGCCCAGGGAGCGCATGATAAAAGTACACCCATTGAAACAGGTAGATTTTTAAGGGATGAATTTAATAAGCAGGGCAAGACTCATTTAACTTTTATGGAATATAAGGGAGCCGACCATACGCTAAAAAGCGCCAATGGTAAGGAAGGCTTAAATGATTTTTTTGAAAAAATGAATGAATGGTTGGATTAA
- a CDS encoding divalent metal cation transporter, translated as MIKKKIFSTKFFNSWKKLGPGLVTGASDDDPSGIATYSQAGAAFGLATLWTAIIAFPLMASIQQMCARIGLVTSQGLTGTLKKHYPKPILYLMLLFSFPAIVMNIGADISGMGAVGNLLFPAIDANYFSVLFTIILLGLIIYLPYQKIASVLKYLCIVMLVYFIVPFLYKQDFLEIIKSTFIPTIKFDKDFIAILVGILGTTISPYLFFWQASVEVEEMKNKRKHLIVNKKIIHEINQDVDFGMTVSGLVMYFIILTSGTVLFKGGIHQIDTVEQAAMALKPLAGNLAYLLFAVGVIGTGLIAIPVLSGSISYIITETFGWEQGLDKKFHDAKAFYIIIAISLILGLSLNYIGITPIQSLIYTAILYGLTAPVLIAIILHISNNKKIMGENVNGRLTNILGFLALIIMTIAALTLIYLELSEN; from the coding sequence ATGATAAAGAAGAAAATATTCTCAACTAAATTTTTTAATAGTTGGAAAAAACTTGGACCAGGTCTTGTGACAGGTGCAAGTGATGATGACCCATCTGGAATTGCAACTTATTCTCAAGCAGGTGCTGCATTTGGACTTGCTACATTATGGACAGCGATTATTGCTTTTCCTCTTATGGCATCCATTCAGCAAATGTGTGCGAGAATTGGGTTGGTAACCTCACAAGGTTTGACAGGGACACTTAAAAAACACTATCCAAAACCCATTTTGTATTTAATGCTTTTGTTTAGCTTTCCTGCTATTGTAATGAATATTGGTGCTGACATTTCAGGTATGGGTGCTGTTGGAAACCTTTTGTTTCCAGCTATTGATGCTAATTATTTCAGTGTTCTTTTTACGATTATCCTTCTTGGTTTAATAATCTATTTGCCATATCAAAAAATTGCATCTGTTCTAAAATATTTATGCATTGTAATGTTGGTTTATTTTATTGTGCCGTTTTTGTATAAACAGGATTTCTTAGAAATAATTAAATCAACTTTTATTCCAACTATAAAATTTGATAAAGACTTTATAGCAATTTTAGTGGGTATACTTGGTACTACCATTTCACCGTATCTTTTCTTTTGGCAAGCATCGGTAGAGGTTGAAGAAATGAAAAACAAAAGAAAACATTTGATTGTAAACAAAAAGATAATTCATGAGATTAACCAAGACGTAGATTTTGGAATGACCGTTTCAGGATTAGTTATGTATTTTATCATTCTTACTAGTGGAACTGTTTTATTTAAAGGTGGCATCCATCAAATTGATACCGTTGAACAAGCGGCAATGGCATTAAAACCATTAGCTGGGAACCTAGCTTATCTTCTTTTTGCTGTAGGGGTCATCGGAACGGGGCTTATTGCAATTCCTGTATTAAGTGGTTCTATATCTTATATTATTACAGAGACATTTGGCTGGGAACAAGGGCTGGACAAAAAATTTCATGATGCCAAAGCATTTTATATAATCATTGCGATATCATTAATTTTAGGTTTATCTTTGAACTACATTGGCATTACTCCAATTCAGTCGTTGATATATACAGCTATTCTTTATGGATTAACAGCTCCTGTTCTAATTGCAATTATCTTACACATTTCGAATAACAAAAAAATAATGGGAGAAAACGTGAATGGAAGATTAACTAATATTCTGGGCTTTTTGGCATTAATAATTATGACAATTGCTGCTTTAACTTTGATTTACTTGGAATTATCTGAAAATTAG
- a CDS encoding carboxypeptidase-like regulatory domain-containing protein, with protein sequence MITGATQKISAENITNKHLNHQMQIIDLALPQKSSLISFSGMSVTGYGIAGTSELLLGQINSRLILFCEYLNQSIRDQYDEIMIYLIKYIFTALLLFGVSYSSIAQTILTGVVVDSDHQSVLAFVNIGIKKKNIGTSSLDDGSFSIVIPLQNENDTLTLSMVGYSELNIPIQSILITHKKTFQLKEKTSTLNTVVVTASKLVERKFGIKKTGTITHFTDGSTHQNDIFEIAQRIQLDTIISKITSVNLHINQSRKDSGTFRINFYKYAGNRPSERIIETSIIQTKQIQEGWLKFDLTPYKVYLKGSFVVAIEFIPTKRTTHPIYYEVKLGGSAKSFVRTSSQGEWSVPPHHYRLFVTALVSDKKNKLREDEWEEKESIPVATLFSKNVNDSFSIFVSLPKDYAKKKNQNFPVIYLLDANVYFDIIADATNEIHSKAILVGIGYKDFVMMDSFRNRDYTFPKASPKDSFPISGGAFNFLFFIKNELIPYIDKAYRTKTNSRTLMGHSLGAYFTLFVLMQEILNTDHTFKNYVAASPSLHYGNKFLMDQFKQSVVYDNSIQQNLWLTFGAKEDIEDSTGTEGSDNFNSFVHILESSKYKGINLKVEVYSAFGHMETAVPTFVKSLKGIE encoded by the coding sequence ATGATCACAGGGGCTACACAAAAAATATCCGCAGAAAATATCACTAATAAACATCTTAATCATCAAATGCAAATCATCGATTTAGCATTGCCTCAAAAGTCAAGCTTGATTTCGTTTTCTGGAATGTCGGTGACAGGATATGGAATAGCAGGGACATCGGAATTGTTATTAGGTCAAATTAATTCACGACTAATTTTATTCTGTGAATATTTGAACCAAAGCATAAGAGATCAATATGATGAAATTATGATTTATTTAATCAAATACATCTTTACCGCACTACTTCTATTTGGAGTAAGCTATTCATCAATAGCGCAAACCATTCTAACGGGAGTAGTTGTTGATTCAGATCATCAAAGCGTTTTGGCGTTTGTAAATATTGGAATCAAGAAAAAGAACATTGGAACTAGTTCCTTGGATGATGGTTCGTTCTCCATTGTGATTCCATTACAAAACGAGAATGATACATTGACTTTATCTATGGTTGGATACTCAGAATTAAATATTCCTATTCAAAGTATTTTAATCACTCATAAAAAAACATTTCAACTGAAAGAAAAGACTAGCACTTTGAATACTGTTGTAGTAACTGCAAGTAAATTGGTGGAACGTAAGTTTGGAATTAAAAAAACGGGAACAATAACTCATTTTACGGATGGTAGCACCCATCAAAATGACATTTTTGAAATTGCTCAAAGGATTCAATTGGACACGATAATTTCAAAAATAACTTCGGTAAACCTGCATATCAACCAATCAAGAAAGGACAGCGGTACCTTCAGAATCAATTTTTACAAGTATGCGGGGAATAGACCATCTGAGCGAATTATTGAAACAAGCATAATCCAAACTAAGCAAATTCAAGAGGGTTGGTTAAAGTTTGATTTGACGCCATACAAAGTGTATCTGAAGGGAAGTTTTGTTGTAGCCATTGAATTTATCCCTACGAAGAGAACGACTCATCCTATTTATTATGAAGTGAAGTTGGGAGGGAGCGCAAAAAGTTTTGTCCGAACCAGCAGTCAGGGAGAATGGAGTGTTCCACCACATCATTACCGACTTTTTGTAACAGCACTGGTAAGCGACAAAAAAAATAAGTTACGTGAAGATGAATGGGAAGAAAAGGAATCCATTCCGGTTGCTACATTGTTTTCTAAAAATGTAAATGATTCGTTTTCGATTTTCGTTAGCTTGCCTAAAGATTATGCAAAGAAGAAGAATCAAAATTTCCCGGTCATTTATCTTTTAGATGCAAATGTTTATTTTGATATTATTGCTGATGCAACGAATGAAATTCATTCAAAAGCTATTTTAGTTGGCATTGGGTATAAGGATTTTGTAATGATGGATTCATTTAGGAATAGAGATTACACATTTCCAAAAGCGTCGCCAAAAGATAGTTTTCCGATCAGCGGTGGTGCTTTCAATTTTTTATTCTTTATCAAAAATGAACTCATACCTTATATTGACAAAGCATATCGGACGAAAACCAATAGCCGAACCTTGATGGGACATTCTTTAGGAGCCTATTTTACTTTGTTTGTTTTAATGCAGGAGATACTAAATACGGACCATACTTTCAAAAATTATGTTGCGGCAAGTCCTTCACTTCATTATGGCAATAAGTTTTTGATGGATCAATTTAAACAAAGTGTAGTTTATGACAATTCAATACAACAAAATTTATGGTTGACTTTTGGTGCCAAGGAGGATATCGAAGATAGTACAGGAACCGAAGGCAGTGACAATTTTAATTCATTCGTTCATATATTAGAGTCATCAAAATATAAGGGTATTAATTTGAAAGTTGAAGTTTATTCAGCTTTTGGACATATGGAAACAGCAGTACCTACATTTGTAAAATCATTAAAAGGAATAGAATGA